The genomic region GAGCGCAGCCCGTATTTCCGTGTCCGAAATTCGCTCGATATCTTCACAGCCCGGAATGCAGGATTTCAGCGTCTCAATGTCGTTCAGCGCATCCCAGACTGCTTGTCTGGGTGCCGCTATCCGCTCTTCTCCAGTCAGGTCCATGGTTCACTCCTGGATGGATCACCCTAAATTGATCAATATGGTGTATATGACACCCTGTCCAAATTGGAAGTTCGGTAATTTAGTTGCCGCAAATCCTCTCTAAAGCGCTTAATGTCCGCAATTAAATCGATTTGATTCGGGAGTAGCATCATGGCAAGAGACGCGACGAAGCTTGAAGCAACGGTCGCAAAGCTGAAAAAGCATTGGGCAGATTCGGCTCCGCAGGACATGCGGGCAGCGTTCAAATCGGACCCGGGTCGGTTCGAGCGGTATTCGTTGTCCCTGGATGACCTTCTGTTCGACTGGTCGAAATGCCGGGTCAACGACGAAACGATCGGGCTCCTCAAGGAGCTGGCCGGTGCTGCCGATGTTGAAGGCCGTCGCGCGGCGATGTTTGCAGGCGAGCATATCAACAATACCGAGGATCGTGCCGTTCTCCACGTCGCGCTGCGCGATACTTCCTCGAAGGAAGTGCTCGTCGACGGACACAATGTCCTGCCGGACGTGAAGGAAGTGCTGGACCGTATGGCGGCATTTTCGGATGGCATCCGGTCGGGCGCTATCAAGGGCGCAACCGGCAAGAAGATCACCGATATAGTCAATATCGGCATTGGCGGCTCCGATCTCGGTCCCGTCATGGCGACGCTCGCGCTTTCTCCCTATCATGATGGCCCGCGCGCGCATTTCGTCTCCAATATCGACGGCGCTCATATTGCCGATACGCTCGGCATCCTTGATCCCGCGACGACGCTCGTCATTATCGCTTCCAAGACGTTCACGACCATCGAAACCATGACCAATGCGCAGACCGCGCGCAAATGGATAGCCGATGCGCTTGGCGAAGCAGCCGTGGGGGCCCATTTCGCGGCAGTCTCGACGGCGCTGGACAAGGTAGCCGCCTTTGGCATAGCCGAAGATCGAGTTTTCGGTTTCTGGGACTGGGTCGGCGGACGATATTCGGTGTGGTCGGCCATCGGCCTGCCGGTCATGATCGCGATTGGACCGGACAACTTCCGCAAGTTTCTGGCAGGCGCACATTCGATGGATGTGCATTTCCGCGATGCGCCGCTGGAAAAGAACCTGCCCATGTGGCTGGGCCTCATCGGCTACTGGCACCGTGCCATCTGCGGCTATGGCAGCCGTGCGATCATTCCCTACGATCAGCGTCTGGCCCGCCTGCCTGCCTATCTGCAGCAGCTGGATATGGAATCGAATGGCAAGAGCGTCACGGTCGATGGGACGCCGGTTTCCGGCCCGACCGGCCCGGTCGTATGGGGCGAGCCCGGTACCAACGGCCAGCACGCCTTCTTCCAGCTTCTGCATCAGGGTACCGACACCATCCCGCTTGAATTCATCGTTGCGGCGAAGGGTCATGAAAAGCACCTTGACCACCAGCATGAAATGCTGCTCGCAAACTGCCTTGCGCAGTCGGAAGCCTTGATGAAGGGCCGCACGCTGGACGAAGCGCGGGCGCAGTTGAAGGCGAAGAACCTTGCCGAAAGCGAAGTGGAACGCATTGCGCCGCATCGCGTCTTCTCGGGCAACCGTCCTTCGTTGACGCTGGTTCACGACAAGCTTGACCCGTTCGCTTTCGGGCGTCTGGTCGCGCTCTATGAGCATCGTGTTTTCGTCGAGGCGCAGATTTTCGGCATCAACGCTTTCGATCAATGGGGCGTCGAGCTTGGCAAGGAACTTGCCACCGAACTCTTGCCGGTTGTCTCGGGCGAGCAAACCAGCGATGGTCGCGACGCTTCCACGCAAGGGCTTGTCGCCCATCTGCATGCGCGAAGGAAAGCTTGACGGCATTCTCTGCACAATTAGAAATGAAAGAGAGCCGGGTTTGTAATCCGGCTCTCTTCATGAGGAATAGAATGGGACATGAAATGAAAACCGAGATTGTGAAATTTGCCGGCGATGTACCGGGAAATGCCATCGAGTTGCGCGTGCTGCGCTTTGCCGGCAAGGACAGCGATGCGCCTTCCGCCTATTTGCAATCGTCGCTTCACGGTGCCGAACTTCCGGGGCAGGCGGCTCTTCATTTCCTGGTTCCGATGTTGAAGAAAGCGGCCGAGGAAGGGCGCGTTCTCGGCAATATCACCGTTGTTCCGCAGGCAAATCCGATCGGCTCCAACCAGTGGCAGGCCCATCAGCATCTCGGTCGCTTCGAAACCTTTTCGCTGACCAATTTCAACCGCGCCTTCCCGCTGCTGCCGGATTTCAATACGTCTGAACTGCCGGAGCCGGATGCGCCGATCTCACTGGCACAGCGCCTGAAGGCGACGCTTTTGAAGCTGGCTCTGCCGAACGACATCGTTCTCGATCTGCATTGCGACGATGAGAGCGAAAACTACGTCTACATCGCTGAAGAATTTGCCGAGGACATGAAAGATCTGGCCATTGCGCTCAATTCGACGGCGATCCTCGCATGGGATACGACCGCCGACGCAGCTTTTGAGGAAGCCTGCGCGCATCCTGTCCTGCAATTGCCAGCGGACAAGCGCAACATGAAGCGCCGCGCGGTGACGACAGTCGAATTTCGCGGCTTGAGCGATGTTTACCCCGATATGGGCAAGGGCGACGCCGAGGGCTTGTATAAATTCCTCGTACATCGCGGTGTCGTTCGCGACGACAATGTGAAGCTTGAAACCGAATATAAGGGGCTTGTCACGCCGCTCTCGCATGTCGAGATGCTGCGGGCGCCGGAGGGCGGCATGGTGCTCTATCATGTAGCGCCCGGCGACGAAGTCAAAGCAGGCGCGAAGCTCGTGACGGTGGTTACGAAACCGGGTGAACCTGAAGGCGACATTACGCTCACGGCACCGCAGGACGGGCGCATTTTGACGCGTCGTTCGCTGCGCTATGTGCGCCGTGGCGATGATCTTCTCAAATTGCTGGGGGTGAAGCCTTCTGCCGTCAAGAAGCGTGCCGGTGCGCTTGAAGCATGAGCGAAAAGCTTTCCGAAGAACGCATCAGATCAATCCGTGCCGTCCTCTTCGACAAGGACGGTACCTTGATCGACTTTGACCGGACCTGGTTTTCAATCTCCTGGCAGCTTGCGCAGCGGGCTGCAAAGGGGGACGACCTGCGGGCCCGCGCATTGCTCGATGCCGGGGGCTATGACTGGCTGACCGAGCGTTTCCGGGCCAATTCAGTCATCGCGGCCGGTACGGTCGAAGACATTGTTTCGCTTTGGCACCCTGATGTGGTGTCCGAGCAATCGCGCGAGCTTATCGAAGAATATGACGCTTACTGCGTCACCGAAGGCGCACGTTCTGCTGTGGCCGTAGAAGCTTTGCATGAAACGCTCGAAACGCTTCGCACCATGGGTTTCCGGCTTGGCATTGCTACTAACGATTCCGAGGCTGGCGCGCACGCCACGGCCAAAGCGCTGGGTATCGACGGTTTTTTCGACGTCGTGATCGGCTACAACACGGCGGCGCGTCCAAAACCCTATCCCGATCCCCTGCTTTATTTTGCAGAAAAGCTGGGGCTTGCTCCGCATGAGATTGCCATGGTCGGCGACAATCTTCACGACCTGGAGACAGCCCACGCAGCCGGTGCGGGACTGGCAGTCGGCGTTCTATCGGGCAACAGTCCTCGCGAAGCATTGGAACCCCACGCCGATATCGTGCTGGATAGCGTGGCCGGCCTGCCCGAATTGCTGAAACGTTAAGTCGACGCTTCCATTCAACGGATTGAATGGAAGCGTCACCACAATTCATTCTTGCTGCTCTTGCGGCGGAATTGGCATGGAGTAGCATGGCAGGACGTTTAACGTTCGCGGCGAGCTATACCCATGATTCTGATCGGCCAGTATGATTCTCCTTTTGTGCGGCGTGTCGCTATCGCCATGCGGCTTTACGGCCTGCCATTTGAACACAAACCATGGTCGACGTTCGGTGATCGTGACAGGCTTGCGGAATTCAATCCGCTGAGCCGCGTGCCGACGCTTGTACTGGATGATGGCGAGGTCGCGATCGAAAGCGCGGCGATACTCGACTATCTCGATGAGATCGCCGACGGCAAACCTCCGTTGATCGCGCCAAAAGGTGCCGAGCGTCGTCAGGCATTGAAGATATGCGCGCTTTCTACCGGTCTTGCCGATAAAGCCGTAAGCCTGCTCTATGAAGGTTTGCTGCGAAGCGAAAAATCAAATGTTTGGGTAGAGCGTTGCGAAACACAGATCGCCCGGGTGCTGGATGTGCTGGAGAACGATTTTTCAGAACGAAAATCACCATATTGGTTCGGAGATGATATCGGGCATGCCGATATTGCTGCGACCTGTGCACTGCGCTTTCTTCGTGAAGCCCATCCACATCTCTTCGATGAGCAGAAATACCCCTCATTGGCTGGTCTGGCCGCTCGATGCGAAGCGCTGGCACCGTTTCAGGAGATCGTGCAGCCCTTGGCGCCACCCTCTGCCTGATGCTGTCTGAAACAAATGCGGCCGGATGAAAGTCCGGCCACATTTGTTTTCAAGTTTTACCGTTCTCAGTCACGAAGTTCGCGGCGCAAGATCTTGCCGACATTGCTTTTCGGCAGGCTTTCGCGGAACTCGACTTCGCGCGGGCGCTTGTAATTGGTAAGGCGCTCGGCGCAATAGGCTTTGACTTCGTCTTCAGTGAGGTTGAGATCGCTGCGCACGACGAACAGTTTCACGACTTCGCCGGAATGTTCGTTCGGTATGCCAATGGCAGCCGATTCCACGATGCCGGGATGACCTGCGGCCACTTCCTCGATTTCGTTCGGATAAACATTGAAGCCGGAAACAAGGATCATGTCCTTCTTGCGGTCGACGATTTTGGTATAGCCCCGCTCGTCCATGAAACCCATGTCGCCGGTCCGGAAAAATCCGTCGGGCATGATTGCGCGCTTGGTTTCGTCCGGGCGGTTCCAGTATCCCGTCATCACCTGTGGTCCGCGCACGCAGATTTCGCCGACCTCACCGAGAGCGAGGTCGTTTCCATCATCATCGCGGATCGCAACATCGGTTGACGGCATCGGCAGGCCGATGGTTCCTGAGAACTCGGTTGCATCCAGCGCGTTGGCGCAGGCGACGGGCGAAGTCTCGGAAAGACCATATCCTTCGGTGATGTGACAACCGGTCATTTTCTGCCAGCGTTCGGCCACAGGACGTTGTACAGCCATTCCGCCGCCGAGAGTGAGAATAAGAGGTTTGAAATCCAGGGTCTGGAAATCTGGATTATTCATGAGGCCATTGAAAAGAGTGTTGAGGCCCGGGAAGATATGGAACGGGGATTTCCTCAGTTCCTTGACGAAGCCAGCAATATCGCGCGGATTGGGAATGAGGATATTTCGCGCACCAAGCTTGATGCCGATCATGGCATTCACAGTAAGCGCGAAGATGTGATAGAGCGGCAGCGCACACACGAAATTCAGCGCCTTCGGCTTGCCCTTGTTGCGGAAGGCAACCTCCATCCAGGTATGCATCTGCTCCACATTCGCAAGGATGTTGCTATGGGTCAGCATCGCGCCTTTCGAGATGCCGGTCGTGCCTCCGGTATATTGCAGGAAGGCGAGGTCGGAACCCTGTACCGGAACCGGGTTGAAGGATAGGGCGCGACCCTGAGCCAATGCGTCCTTGAAACGGACATGCCCCGGAATGGTCCATGCCGGCACCATTTTCTTCACGCGGCGCACGACCAGATTGATGATGTGGCCCTTGAACCCATGCATGTCGCCCATGGACGCGACGATTATGTTGGGAACGTTGATCGAATTGAGGGTCTTTTCAACCGTCGATGCAAAATTTTCCAAAACTATCAATGCTTTGGCGCCGGAGTCCTTCAACTGATGTTCCAGTTCACGCGGCGTATATAGCGGATTGACGTTCACGACGACGAAACCTGCGCGGAGAATAGCCGTGAAGGCAATCGGATAATGCAGGATATTTGGCATCATCACCGCAACGCGGTCGCCCTTCACGAGACCGCGCGACTGGAGAAAAGCAGCCAGCGCACGCGAATATTCATCGAGTTCCTTGTAGGACAGATCCTTGCCCATGCAGGTGAAGGCCGGGCTGGAGGCGAATTGCCGGCAAGATGCCAGAATCATATCGCCGATGGAAGTCGCCGTGCTCAGATCGATCTCGTGCGGAACGCCAGCCGGATATGATTTGAACCAGATCTTTTCCTGCGTCGGCGCGCCATTGGCTGGCGATCCCGCGGTCATGGAT from Brucella intermedia LMG 3301 harbors:
- a CDS encoding succinylglutamate desuccinylase/aspartoacylase family protein → MKTEIVKFAGDVPGNAIELRVLRFAGKDSDAPSAYLQSSLHGAELPGQAALHFLVPMLKKAAEEGRVLGNITVVPQANPIGSNQWQAHQHLGRFETFSLTNFNRAFPLLPDFNTSELPEPDAPISLAQRLKATLLKLALPNDIVLDLHCDDESENYVYIAEEFAEDMKDLAIALNSTAILAWDTTADAAFEEACAHPVLQLPADKRNMKRRAVTTVEFRGLSDVYPDMGKGDAEGLYKFLVHRGVVRDDNVKLETEYKGLVTPLSHVEMLRAPEGGMVLYHVAPGDEVKAGAKLVTVVTKPGEPEGDITLTAPQDGRILTRRSLRYVRRGDDLLKLLGVKPSAVKKRAGALEA
- a CDS encoding long-chain fatty acid--CoA ligase, with the translated sequence MAKKTTGQSASVVESMTAGSPANGAPTQEKIWFKSYPAGVPHEIDLSTATSIGDMILASCRQFASSPAFTCMGKDLSYKELDEYSRALAAFLQSRGLVKGDRVAVMMPNILHYPIAFTAILRAGFVVVNVNPLYTPRELEHQLKDSGAKALIVLENFASTVEKTLNSINVPNIIVASMGDMHGFKGHIINLVVRRVKKMVPAWTIPGHVRFKDALAQGRALSFNPVPVQGSDLAFLQYTGGTTGISKGAMLTHSNILANVEQMHTWMEVAFRNKGKPKALNFVCALPLYHIFALTVNAMIGIKLGARNILIPNPRDIAGFVKELRKSPFHIFPGLNTLFNGLMNNPDFQTLDFKPLILTLGGGMAVQRPVAERWQKMTGCHITEGYGLSETSPVACANALDATEFSGTIGLPMPSTDVAIRDDDGNDLALGEVGEICVRGPQVMTGYWNRPDETKRAIMPDGFFRTGDMGFMDERGYTKIVDRKKDMILVSGFNVYPNEIEEVAAGHPGIVESAAIGIPNEHSGEVVKLFVVRSDLNLTEDEVKAYCAERLTNYKRPREVEFRESLPKSNVGKILRRELRD
- a CDS encoding HAD family hydrolase, with amino-acid sequence MSEKLSEERIRSIRAVLFDKDGTLIDFDRTWFSISWQLAQRAAKGDDLRARALLDAGGYDWLTERFRANSVIAAGTVEDIVSLWHPDVVSEQSRELIEEYDAYCVTEGARSAVAVEALHETLETLRTMGFRLGIATNDSEAGAHATAKALGIDGFFDVVIGYNTAARPKPYPDPLLYFAEKLGLAPHEIAMVGDNLHDLETAHAAGAGLAVGVLSGNSPREALEPHADIVLDSVAGLPELLKR
- the pgi gene encoding glucose-6-phosphate isomerase; translated protein: MARDATKLEATVAKLKKHWADSAPQDMRAAFKSDPGRFERYSLSLDDLLFDWSKCRVNDETIGLLKELAGAADVEGRRAAMFAGEHINNTEDRAVLHVALRDTSSKEVLVDGHNVLPDVKEVLDRMAAFSDGIRSGAIKGATGKKITDIVNIGIGGSDLGPVMATLALSPYHDGPRAHFVSNIDGAHIADTLGILDPATTLVIIASKTFTTIETMTNAQTARKWIADALGEAAVGAHFAAVSTALDKVAAFGIAEDRVFGFWDWVGGRYSVWSAIGLPVMIAIGPDNFRKFLAGAHSMDVHFRDAPLEKNLPMWLGLIGYWHRAICGYGSRAIIPYDQRLARLPAYLQQLDMESNGKSVTVDGTPVSGPTGPVVWGEPGTNGQHAFFQLLHQGTDTIPLEFIVAAKGHEKHLDHQHEMLLANCLAQSEALMKGRTLDEARAQLKAKNLAESEVERIAPHRVFSGNRPSLTLVHDKLDPFAFGRLVALYEHRVFVEAQIFGINAFDQWGVELGKELATELLPVVSGEQTSDGRDASTQGLVAHLHARRKA
- a CDS encoding glutathione S-transferase family protein, producing MILIGQYDSPFVRRVAIAMRLYGLPFEHKPWSTFGDRDRLAEFNPLSRVPTLVLDDGEVAIESAAILDYLDEIADGKPPLIAPKGAERRQALKICALSTGLADKAVSLLYEGLLRSEKSNVWVERCETQIARVLDVLENDFSERKSPYWFGDDIGHADIAATCALRFLREAHPHLFDEQKYPSLAGLAARCEALAPFQEIVQPLAPPSA